From one Butyricimonas faecihominis genomic stretch:
- a CDS encoding SDR family oxidoreductase — MNKGLFIITGANGGMGKAITRAIAGMGVPVVMACRNVERAAGVRDEIVRETGNGRVELHQLDLASVASIRSFVDGLNGREVSVLVNNAGIMCRDFTTTEDGLEMTVGVNYVGTWLLTNWLLPNMGRTGKARIINTSSVTCKMGEVGDRFFKLDPEHYRRFKAYPNSKLAILMFTTELARRVQGRAITVNAVDPGVVNTGMITMHKWYDPLADIFFRPFIKSPERGAMTAILLATSDQYVNISGGFFRNKHQVGLPEAALDVEACQNLWLQTEQFVAGLVGSRLKKGEN, encoded by the coding sequence ATCACCGGGGCTAATGGGGGCATGGGAAAGGCGATCACGAGAGCGATTGCCGGTATGGGAGTTCCCGTGGTTATGGCTTGTCGGAATGTTGAACGGGCGGCAGGAGTGAGGGATGAGATTGTGCGAGAGACGGGAAACGGTCGGGTGGAGTTGCATCAGTTGGATTTGGCGTCGGTTGCTTCCATCCGTTCTTTTGTTGACGGGTTGAACGGACGGGAGGTGAGCGTGTTGGTGAATAATGCGGGAATCATGTGTAGAGATTTCACGACAACCGAGGACGGGTTGGAGATGACCGTGGGGGTGAATTACGTGGGGACTTGGTTGTTGACGAATTGGTTACTTCCAAATATGGGGAGAACCGGGAAGGCCCGGATTATTAACACGTCGTCGGTTACTTGTAAGATGGGAGAGGTTGGAGATCGTTTCTTTAAATTGGATCCGGAGCATTACCGTCGCTTTAAGGCTTATCCCAATTCGAAATTGGCGATACTGATGTTTACGACGGAACTGGCAAGGCGGGTACAGGGGCGTGCGATTACCGTGAATGCGGTTGATCCGGGCGTGGTGAACACGGGGATGATCACCATGCACAAATGGTATGACCCTTTGGCGGATATATTTTTCCGTCCGTTTATTAAATCTCCGGAACGAGGGGCGATGACGGCTATACTTTTGGCAACTTCCGATCAGTATGTGAATATATCGGGAGGCTTTTTTAGGAATAAACATCAGGTGGGACTACCGGAAGCGGCTCTTGATGTTGAGGCTTGTCAGAATTTGTGGCTTCAGACTGAGCAATTCGTGGCCGGACTGGTCGGCTCAAGATTAAAAAAGGGAGAAAATTAG
- the nth gene encoding endonuclease III — protein sequence MRLEERYDKVLAWFRERMPLADTELQYNDPFQLLVAVILSAQCTDKRVNMVTPALFEQFPDAESMSKASVEEIFELIKSISYPNNKSKHLSAMAKKLIEDFNGIVPDDFELLQTLPGVGRKTANVMEAVAFKRPAMPVDTHVFRVADRIGLVTGAKTPLETEKQLVAHIPAEWLSTAHHWLILHGRYVCVARKPKCEECGIAEWCRYHQKKLS from the coding sequence ATGCGATTAGAGGAAAGATACGATAAGGTGTTGGCATGGTTTCGGGAACGTATGCCGTTAGCTGACACGGAGTTACAATATAATGATCCCTTCCAGTTGCTGGTAGCGGTGATTTTATCGGCTCAATGTACCGACAAACGGGTGAATATGGTGACTCCCGCTTTGTTCGAGCAATTTCCGGATGCGGAGTCTATGTCCAAAGCGAGCGTGGAGGAGATTTTCGAGTTGATCAAATCTATCTCTTACCCGAATAATAAATCCAAGCATTTGTCAGCGATGGCGAAAAAGTTGATAGAAGATTTCAATGGAATTGTCCCGGATGATTTCGAGTTATTGCAGACGTTGCCCGGGGTGGGACGGAAAACGGCCAATGTCATGGAAGCGGTGGCTTTCAAGCGTCCGGCCATGCCTGTCGACACGCACGTTTTCCGGGTTGCCGATCGTATCGGGCTGGTAACGGGTGCCAAGACCCCGTTAGAGACGGAGAAACAACTCGTGGCGCATATTCCTGCCGAGTGGCTGTCCACGGCTCACCATTGGTTGATATTGCACGGAAGATATGTTTGCGTGGCAAGAAAACCGAAGTGTGAAGAGTGTGGGATTGCCGAGTGGTGCAGATATCATCAAAAAAAGCTGTCTTGA
- a CDS encoding M3 family metallopeptidase encodes MKKVTYLVCCVGLALQSCQSGQVKNENPFFNTYETPHEVPPFHLIKNQHYLPAYEEGMKQHQAEIDAIINNPEAPTFKNTIDALETSGELLNKVASVFGNQQGANTNDSIKAIAKEITPKLTAHWDAINLNDKLFERIKTVYNNKEKENLTPEQLTVLDKYYQGFVRGGANLSPEDKETFKKLNSELSMLSLQFGENLLNETNSFKLVIDNEKDLSGLPENVIATAATVAKNVGLEGKWIFTLHNPSMIPFLQYADNRDLREKIYKAYINRCNNDNEYDNKEIISKITSLRVQKAQLLGYDTHAAFILDNNMAKTPENVYDLCNQIWNAALPIAKKEAKELQDMIRKEGKNFKLQPWDWRYYAEKVKKAKYGLDENELRQYFPLENVREGAFYTANKLYGITFTQRTDLPVPHPDALAFEVKEANGDHIGILYMDFHPRESKRSGAWMNAYRKQSALGKKVTPIITNVCNFTKPTGDVPALLSFDEAQTLFHEFGHALHGLLSQCTYNKVSGTSVPRDFVELPSQIMENWAADPEVLKVYARHYKTGEPIPQELIDKLENSGHFNQGFVTTEFMAAALLDMAYHTRNTTDPVNPNEFEKATLEKIGLIPEITVRYRSPYFQHIFAGGYSSGYYAYTWAEVLDADAFEAFKETGNIFNPEKAKAFRENILSKGGSEDAMTLYQKFRGQEPSIDPLLKRKGLK; translated from the coding sequence ATGAAAAAAGTCACTTACTTAGTTTGTTGCGTAGGACTGGCGCTGCAATCCTGCCAATCAGGGCAAGTGAAGAATGAAAATCCATTTTTCAACACGTATGAAACCCCTCATGAGGTCCCCCCTTTCCACTTGATTAAAAATCAACATTATCTTCCTGCTTACGAGGAAGGGATGAAACAACACCAAGCGGAAATCGACGCGATCATCAACAATCCGGAGGCTCCGACATTTAAAAACACGATCGACGCACTCGAAACTTCCGGCGAATTACTGAACAAAGTAGCATCCGTGTTCGGTAATCAACAAGGAGCGAACACGAACGATTCGATCAAGGCCATCGCCAAAGAGATTACCCCAAAACTCACTGCTCACTGGGATGCAATCAACTTAAATGACAAACTTTTCGAGAGAATCAAAACGGTATATAACAATAAGGAGAAAGAAAATCTGACCCCGGAACAATTAACCGTACTCGATAAATATTATCAAGGTTTCGTTCGGGGTGGAGCCAACCTCTCTCCCGAAGACAAGGAAACGTTCAAGAAATTGAACAGCGAACTATCTATGCTCAGCCTGCAATTCGGTGAAAACTTGCTGAATGAAACCAACAGTTTCAAGTTGGTCATCGATAACGAGAAAGATTTATCCGGCCTACCCGAAAACGTGATTGCCACGGCTGCAACCGTAGCCAAGAATGTCGGACTGGAAGGGAAATGGATCTTTACCCTCCACAATCCAAGCATGATTCCGTTCCTACAATATGCTGACAACCGGGATTTAAGAGAAAAAATCTACAAGGCTTATATCAACCGTTGCAATAACGACAACGAGTACGATAACAAAGAAATCATATCCAAAATCACTTCCCTGCGAGTACAAAAAGCCCAGTTACTCGGTTATGATACCCATGCGGCCTTCATTCTCGACAACAACATGGCCAAAACTCCGGAGAACGTGTACGACCTGTGTAACCAAATCTGGAATGCCGCTCTACCGATCGCTAAAAAAGAAGCCAAAGAACTTCAAGACATGATTCGCAAGGAGGGTAAAAACTTCAAATTGCAGCCTTGGGATTGGCGCTATTATGCTGAAAAAGTAAAGAAAGCCAAATACGGACTGGACGAGAACGAACTTCGTCAATACTTCCCTCTGGAAAACGTCAGAGAGGGAGCCTTCTACACAGCCAATAAATTATACGGAATCACGTTCACGCAACGTACCGACCTCCCCGTACCCCATCCGGACGCTTTGGCATTCGAGGTGAAAGAAGCGAACGGAGATCACATCGGGATTCTATACATGGACTTCCACCCGAGAGAAAGCAAACGTTCGGGAGCATGGATGAACGCTTATCGCAAGCAATCCGCACTGGGTAAAAAAGTAACCCCGATCATCACGAACGTGTGCAACTTCACGAAACCCACGGGGGATGTTCCGGCATTATTGAGCTTTGACGAGGCACAAACCCTTTTCCATGAATTCGGTCATGCCCTTCACGGTTTATTGTCACAATGTACATATAATAAGGTATCAGGAACTTCTGTTCCTAGGGATTTCGTGGAACTCCCGTCCCAAATTATGGAAAACTGGGCCGCTGATCCCGAAGTACTGAAAGTTTACGCCCGTCATTACAAAACGGGAGAACCGATTCCGCAAGAGCTTATCGACAAACTAGAGAATAGCGGACATTTCAACCAAGGATTCGTCACGACCGAATTCATGGCAGCCGCTTTACTGGATATGGCTTACCACACGCGTAACACGACCGATCCCGTTAACCCGAATGAATTCGAAAAAGCCACGTTAGAAAAAATCGGACTTATCCCGGAAATCACGGTACGCTATCGCAGTCCCTACTTCCAGCACATATTTGCCGGAGGCTATTCTTCCGGATATTACGCTTACACGTGGGCAGAAGTACTGGATGCTGATGCTTTCGAAGCATTTAAAGAAACCGGAAACATCTTCAATCCCGAAAAAGCAAAAGCATTCCGGGAGAACATTCTTTCCAAAGGTGGCTCCGAAGATGCCATGACCCTTTACCAGAAATTCAGAGGACAAGAACCTTCTATTGATCCGCTATTAAAGCGTAAAGGATTAAAATAA
- a CDS encoding 4Fe-4S binding protein, translated as MDIQENVATFITKLPKVILLCVIIYLISLNFKAVKEVPKNQEVKAEVSNVVPLDAVKKYFPTCTSVEKVNEVHYVVKAGGEEVGKLLVTTPIADDLIGYAGNVPLFLAVSEEDVILGLTLLDNSESPGFLRRLEKKNLFSAWNGKTLEEAEQLNVEAVSGATMSSDAIRGSVKRALEFYLERDGGGFDVDWMKLLQHALGGIVVLLALASMFRGSRMKRWRYVLQVSSVLILGFWSGYFVSLELLFNWLLNGVPWGARILLPVIAVLALACPLFLNKAYYCAYLCPFGAAQELVGKVRKKKIAPKGVWKNVFKYTRVIYFMVILALLLWGIPLELASLEPFPAFLLTAATGWVIALAVIFLLLSVFFARPWCNYFCPTGALLDILRKADTKAGSERRKKVIREFIALAIFLVILYFILR; from the coding sequence ATGGATATACAAGAAAATGTTGCAACTTTTATCACGAAGTTACCTAAGGTAATTTTGTTGTGTGTTATCATTTACCTGATTTCGTTGAATTTCAAGGCGGTCAAAGAAGTCCCGAAGAATCAAGAGGTGAAAGCTGAAGTTTCGAATGTTGTTCCGCTGGATGCGGTGAAGAAATATTTTCCGACCTGTACGAGTGTTGAGAAAGTGAACGAAGTTCACTATGTTGTGAAGGCTGGCGGGGAAGAGGTCGGTAAATTACTTGTTACGACACCGATTGCGGACGATCTGATCGGTTATGCCGGGAATGTGCCTTTGTTTTTGGCTGTTTCCGAGGAAGATGTGATTTTAGGACTTACCTTGTTAGATAATAGCGAGTCGCCCGGGTTTTTGAGACGTTTGGAGAAAAAGAACCTGTTTTCGGCGTGGAATGGCAAGACGCTGGAGGAGGCCGAGCAACTGAACGTGGAGGCCGTGAGTGGGGCCACGATGTCGAGTGATGCCATCCGGGGGAGTGTGAAAAGAGCGCTGGAGTTTTACCTAGAACGTGACGGGGGTGGTTTTGACGTGGATTGGATGAAATTGTTACAGCACGCTTTGGGGGGAATCGTGGTTTTGTTGGCGTTAGCCAGTATGTTCAGGGGAAGTCGGATGAAACGTTGGCGTTACGTGTTGCAGGTTTCTTCCGTGTTGATTCTTGGTTTCTGGTCCGGGTACTTTGTTTCATTAGAGTTGTTATTTAACTGGTTGTTGAACGGGGTACCTTGGGGGGCTCGTATTTTGTTGCCCGTGATTGCCGTGTTGGCTTTGGCTTGTCCTTTATTCTTGAATAAGGCTTATTATTGTGCGTATTTATGTCCTTTTGGGGCAGCGCAGGAGTTGGTAGGGAAAGTTCGTAAGAAAAAAATAGCCCCAAAGGGAGTGTGGAAGAATGTATTTAAATATACTCGCGTGATCTATTTTATGGTGATTCTCGCTCTGTTATTGTGGGGAATCCCGTTGGAATTGGCATCGTTGGAACCCTTCCCGGCATTTTTATTGACCGCTGCAACGGGGTGGGTCATCGCTTTGGCTGTCATATTTTTACTCTTATCCGTATTTTTTGCCCGTCCTTGGTGTAACTATTTTTGTCCTACCGGGGCGTTGCTGGATATTTTGAGAAAGGCCGATACAAAGGCGGGTTCGGAGAGAAGAAAAAAAGTGATCCGGGAATTTATTGCCTTGGCAATATTCCTCGTGATATTATATTTTATATTGAGGTAA